A DNA window from Mycolicibacter terrae contains the following coding sequences:
- the panB gene encoding 3-methyl-2-oxobutanoate hydroxymethyltransferase — protein MSEHVYGASNDSRPDPVRIAPQTRVHHLQQLKGEGRKWSMLTAYDYSTARIFDDAGIPVLLVGDSAANVVYGYDSTVPISIDELIPLVRAVVRGAPHALVVADLPFGSYEGGPAAALATATRFMKEGGAHAVKLEGGERVADQIAMLTAAGIPVMAHIGFTPQSVNTLGGFRVQGRGDAAEQTIHDAIAVAEAGAFAVVMEMVPAELATQITGKLTIPTVGIGAGPNCDAQVLVWQDMAGMTTGKTARFVKRFGDVGAELRRAATRYADEVAAGTFPAEEHCF, from the coding sequence ATGTCTGAGCACGTTTATGGCGCCTCCAACGATTCACGGCCCGACCCGGTCCGCATCGCTCCGCAGACCCGCGTCCATCATCTGCAACAGCTGAAGGGCGAGGGCCGCAAGTGGTCGATGCTGACGGCCTACGACTACTCCACCGCCCGAATCTTCGACGACGCCGGAATCCCGGTGCTGCTGGTCGGCGACTCGGCCGCCAACGTGGTCTACGGCTACGACAGCACGGTTCCGATCTCCATCGACGAACTGATCCCGCTGGTGCGCGCGGTGGTGCGCGGCGCCCCGCATGCGCTGGTGGTCGCCGACCTGCCGTTCGGCTCGTATGAGGGCGGCCCCGCGGCGGCACTGGCCACCGCCACCCGGTTCATGAAGGAGGGCGGTGCGCACGCGGTCAAGCTCGAGGGCGGTGAGCGGGTGGCCGACCAGATCGCGATGCTGACCGCGGCCGGCATTCCGGTGATGGCGCACATCGGGTTCACCCCGCAGAGCGTCAACACCCTCGGCGGTTTCCGGGTGCAGGGACGCGGTGACGCCGCCGAGCAGACCATCCACGATGCGATCGCGGTGGCCGAAGCGGGAGCGTTCGCGGTGGTGATGGAGATGGTGCCGGCCGAGCTGGCCACCCAGATCACCGGCAAGCTGACCATTCCCACCGTCGGGATCGGCGCCGGCCCCAATTGCGACGCGCAAGTTCTGGTGTGGCAGGACATGGCCGGGATGACCACCGGCAAAACTGCCCGCTTCGTCAAGCGCTTCGGCGACGTGGGGGCGGAGTTGCGCCGCGCGGCGACGCGGTACGCCGATGAGGTGGCGGCCGGAACCTTCCCCGCCGAGGAGCACTGCTTCTAG
- a CDS encoding HAD-IA family hydrolase, which produces MTRTTTVSAELVIFDLDGTLTDSAAGIVASFRHALEHIGAPVPDGDLAERLVGPPMHHTLAAMSLGEQTDAAIAAYRADYTSRGWQMNTMFDGVAALLTDLRAAGVRLAVATSKVEPTARKILAHFGLDGYFEVVAGASVDGTRAAKSEVLARALEQLTPLPARVLMVGDRRHDVEGAAAHGIDTVLVGWGYGRSDYDDDGAGSPIPDGPLARVQTMAELREVLGV; this is translated from the coding sequence GTGACCCGCACTACCACTGTCAGCGCCGAGCTGGTGATCTTCGACCTGGACGGCACCTTGACCGACTCCGCCGCCGGGATCGTCGCCAGCTTCCGCCACGCGCTGGAGCACATCGGCGCACCGGTGCCCGACGGTGATCTCGCCGAGCGGCTCGTCGGCCCGCCGATGCACCACACGCTGGCGGCGATGAGCCTCGGCGAGCAGACCGACGCGGCGATCGCCGCCTACCGCGCCGATTACACCAGCCGTGGCTGGCAGATGAACACCATGTTCGACGGCGTCGCGGCGTTGCTGACCGACCTGCGGGCCGCCGGGGTCCGGTTGGCCGTAGCCACCTCCAAAGTCGAGCCGACGGCGCGCAAGATCCTGGCCCACTTCGGGCTGGACGGGTATTTCGAGGTCGTCGCGGGTGCCAGCGTCGACGGCACCCGGGCGGCGAAGTCGGAGGTGCTGGCCCGCGCGCTCGAGCAATTGACGCCGCTGCCGGCCCGGGTGTTGATGGTGGGCGACCGGCGTCACGACGTGGAGGGCGCGGCCGCGCACGGTATCGACACGGTGCTGGTCGGCTGGGGTTACGGGCGGTCCGACTACGACGACGACGGGGCCGGTTCCCCGATTCCCGACGGCCCGCTCGCTCGGGTGCAGACCATGGCCGAGTTGCGGGAGGTGCTCGGTGTCTGA
- the cysK gene encoding cysteine synthase A: MGRIYDNVTELVGHTPLVRLNRLTDGLGAEVVAKLEFYNPAHSVKDRIGVAIIDAAERSGELRPGGTIVEATSGNTGIALAMVGAARGYKVILTMPDTMSTERRVMLRAFGAEIVLTPGAEGMSGAVAKAKQIIADTDNAVAADQFANPANPQIHSVTTAEEIWSDTGGAVDIFVAGIGTGGTLTGVGHALKARKPEVSIVGVEPKDSAILNGGDPGPHKLQGLGPNFVPEVLDRDVYDEIIDVTSEDAIRVARALGTDEGILGGISAGANVWAALDLARRPENAGKLIVVIIPDFGERYISTPLFEHIRE; this comes from the coding sequence ATGGGCAGGATCTACGACAACGTCACCGAACTGGTCGGGCACACGCCACTCGTGCGCCTTAACCGGCTGACCGACGGCCTCGGTGCGGAGGTGGTGGCCAAGCTGGAGTTCTACAACCCGGCTCACAGTGTCAAAGATCGAATAGGGGTGGCGATCATCGACGCAGCCGAGCGCTCCGGTGAATTGCGGCCCGGTGGAACGATCGTCGAGGCCACCAGTGGCAACACCGGTATCGCGCTCGCGATGGTCGGTGCGGCGCGCGGATACAAGGTGATCCTGACCATGCCCGACACCATGTCCACCGAGCGCAGGGTGATGCTTCGCGCCTTCGGCGCCGAGATCGTGCTGACGCCCGGCGCCGAGGGCATGTCCGGCGCGGTGGCCAAGGCGAAGCAGATCATCGCCGACACCGACAACGCGGTGGCCGCCGATCAGTTCGCCAACCCCGCCAACCCGCAGATCCACTCGGTGACGACCGCCGAGGAGATCTGGTCGGATACCGGCGGCGCCGTCGACATTTTCGTCGCCGGCATCGGCACCGGGGGCACCCTGACCGGGGTGGGCCACGCCCTCAAGGCACGCAAGCCCGAGGTCAGCATCGTCGGCGTCGAGCCGAAGGACTCCGCGATCCTCAACGGCGGCGACCCCGGACCGCACAAGCTACAGGGCCTCGGGCCGAACTTCGTGCCCGAGGTGCTCGACCGGGACGTCTACGACGAGATCATCGATGTCACCTCCGAAGACGCCATCCGGGTCGCCCGCGCACTCGGCACCGACGAAGGCATCCTCGGTGGAATCTCCGCGGGCGCCAACGTCTGGGCCGCATTGGACCTGGCCAGACGCCCGGAGAACGCCGGCAAGCTCATCGTGGTGATCATCCCGGACTTCGGCGAACGCTACATCTCGACCCCGCTGTTCGAGCACATCAGGGAATGA
- a CDS encoding bifunctional RNase H/acid phosphatase, with the protein MKVIVEADGGSRGNPGPAGYGTVVWSADRAEVLAEARESIGVATNNVAEYRGLVAGLTEAARLGAAEVAVFMDSKLVVEQMAGRWKVKHPDLIPLHRQARELASKFDHVRYSWIPREKNSHADRLANAAMDAAAAPAAAAPAAGEPVESEGERPGKSAAPTAPGWTGATGTPTRLLLLRHGQTELSVQRRYSGRGNPPLTDMGRAQADAAARYVAQRGGIAAVISSPLQRCYDTATAAAQLLRLDVTVDEDLTETDFGAWEGLTFAEAAARDPELHRRWLKDTSTQPPAGESFDAVQQRVSRARDRIIAEHAGTTVLVVSHVTPIKTVLRLALDAGPAILYRLHLDLASLSIAEFFGDGPASVRLVNQTAYL; encoded by the coding sequence ATGAAGGTCATCGTCGAGGCCGACGGCGGTTCGCGCGGCAATCCGGGGCCGGCCGGCTACGGAACGGTGGTGTGGTCCGCGGATCGCGCCGAGGTGCTGGCCGAAGCCCGGGAGTCGATCGGTGTGGCCACCAACAACGTGGCCGAATACCGCGGCCTGGTCGCCGGTTTGACCGAGGCGGCACGGTTGGGCGCCGCAGAGGTTGCGGTCTTCATGGACTCCAAGCTGGTGGTCGAGCAGATGGCGGGCCGGTGGAAGGTCAAGCATCCGGACCTGATCCCACTGCACCGGCAGGCCCGCGAATTGGCGTCGAAGTTCGACCACGTCCGCTACAGCTGGATTCCGCGGGAGAAGAACTCGCACGCCGACCGGCTGGCCAACGCTGCGATGGACGCCGCGGCCGCGCCGGCCGCGGCCGCGCCGGCCGCGGGCGAGCCGGTGGAATCGGAGGGTGAAAGACCCGGGAAGTCTGCGGCGCCAACGGCTCCCGGCTGGACGGGCGCAACCGGAACGCCCACTCGACTGCTGCTACTGCGGCACGGGCAGACCGAACTGTCGGTGCAGCGGCGCTACTCCGGACGGGGCAACCCGCCGCTGACCGACATGGGCCGGGCGCAGGCCGATGCGGCGGCCCGTTATGTCGCCCAGCGCGGTGGCATCGCCGCGGTCATCAGCTCGCCGCTGCAGCGCTGCTATGACACGGCCACCGCAGCGGCGCAGCTGCTGCGCCTGGACGTGACCGTCGATGAGGACCTGACCGAGACCGACTTCGGGGCCTGGGAGGGGCTGACCTTCGCCGAGGCGGCCGCCCGCGACCCGGAGCTGCACCGGCGCTGGCTGAAGGACACCTCCACGCAGCCTCCGGCGGGGGAGAGCTTCGACGCGGTGCAGCAGCGGGTGTCGCGGGCACGCGACCGGATCATCGCCGAACACGCCGGCACCACCGTGTTGGTGGTGTCGCACGTGACTCCGATCAAGACCGTGCTGCGCCTGGCGCTGGACGCCGGCCCGGCGATCCTCTACCGGCTGCACCTGGATCTGGCGTCGTTGAGCATCGCCGAGTTCTTCGGTGACGGGCCCGCCTCGGTGCGGCTGGTGAACCAGACCGCCTACCTGTAG
- a CDS encoding class I SAM-dependent methyltransferase, with the protein MTESVQDAGEFWEQFYGGDERVWSGRVNARLAEATADLAPGRALDLGCGEGADAVWLAEDGWQVLAVDISANALNRARDAAAQRDVLSRIRFECHDLSTSFPDGRFDLVSAQFLHSPAPLDRQTVLRRAADAVAVGGMLLIVDHGAAPPGAGEHARDHHFAGVAEVLASLNLDGENWERIRAEQSRRAGVGRDGQPATWIDNVILLRRTG; encoded by the coding sequence ATGACTGAGTCCGTGCAGGACGCCGGGGAGTTCTGGGAACAGTTCTACGGCGGTGACGAGCGGGTGTGGAGCGGACGCGTCAACGCCCGGCTCGCCGAGGCCACCGCCGACCTGGCGCCGGGCCGGGCGCTGGACCTGGGCTGCGGAGAGGGCGCCGATGCCGTCTGGCTGGCCGAGGACGGCTGGCAGGTGCTCGCCGTCGATATCTCCGCCAACGCCCTGAATCGGGCCAGGGACGCGGCGGCGCAACGGGATGTGTTGTCACGCATCCGCTTCGAGTGCCACGACCTGTCCACCAGCTTCCCCGACGGCCGGTTCGACTTGGTGTCGGCGCAGTTCCTGCACTCCCCGGCGCCGCTGGACCGCCAGACGGTGCTACGCCGCGCCGCCGACGCCGTAGCAGTGGGTGGGATGTTGCTGATCGTCGACCACGGGGCGGCGCCGCCGGGTGCCGGGGAGCATGCCCGCGACCATCATTTCGCCGGCGTCGCCGAAGTGTTGGCGTCGTTGAACCTCGACGGTGAGAACTGGGAACGGATCCGCGCCGAGCAGTCACGACGCGCGGGCGTCGGGCGCGACGGGCAACCGGCGACCTGGATCGACAATGTGATCCTGTTGCGGCGGACCGGGTAA
- a CDS encoding NAD(P)/FAD-dependent oxidoreductase — MDGIWDCIVVGGGAAGLSAGLVLGRARRKTLLIDAGEQSNLAAAGIGGLLGHDGRPPAELYALGRSELGSYGVQIRAGEVTDIGRVDGAFTVRVADGATERTRRVLLATGMAYLPPELPGVDGLWGRSVFHCPFCHGWEMADRPLAVLARGDRAVHLALLLRCWSEDIVVLGDGSADLDDAGRARLSGAGVKVDERTVAALDAADGELSAVVFADGSRLPRRGLLVAVGMRQRDRLAARLGVDITAPGLAEDPVGVDPLCRTSIPGVFAAGDLTAEMPQVAAAVAAGSRAAAAVVRSLAADDYGLALPGVAAGGGER; from the coding sequence ATGGACGGAATCTGGGATTGCATCGTGGTGGGCGGCGGGGCTGCCGGGCTCAGCGCCGGCTTGGTGCTGGGCCGGGCCCGGCGCAAGACGCTGCTGATCGACGCCGGGGAGCAGAGCAACCTGGCCGCAGCCGGTATCGGCGGCCTGTTGGGCCACGACGGCCGCCCGCCGGCCGAACTGTATGCACTCGGGCGCAGCGAACTCGGGTCCTATGGTGTGCAGATCCGCGCCGGTGAGGTGACCGACATCGGCCGCGTGGACGGGGCTTTCACAGTGCGTGTGGCCGACGGCGCCACCGAGCGGACCCGCCGGGTGCTGCTGGCCACCGGGATGGCCTACCTGCCACCGGAGCTGCCCGGCGTGGACGGGCTGTGGGGCCGTTCGGTTTTCCACTGCCCGTTCTGCCACGGCTGGGAAATGGCCGATCGACCGCTGGCGGTGCTGGCCCGTGGTGACCGCGCGGTGCACTTGGCGCTGTTGTTGCGGTGCTGGAGCGAGGACATCGTGGTGCTCGGCGACGGCTCTGCCGACCTCGACGACGCCGGCCGGGCCCGGCTGTCCGGTGCCGGCGTGAAGGTCGACGAGCGGACGGTAGCGGCACTCGATGCCGCCGACGGTGAGTTGTCGGCTGTGGTGTTCGCCGACGGCAGCCGGCTGCCGCGACGGGGACTGCTGGTCGCGGTGGGCATGCGGCAGCGCGATCGGCTCGCCGCGCGACTCGGTGTGGATATCACTGCTCCCGGCCTCGCCGAAGACCCGGTCGGGGTGGATCCGCTGTGCCGCACGTCGATTCCCGGAGTCTTCGCCGCCGGGGATCTGACCGCAGAGATGCCGCAGGTCGCCGCGGCGGTCGCGGCGGGCTCTCGGGCCGCAGCGGCAGTGGTGCGGAGTCTGGCGGCCGACGACTACGGTCTGGCGCTGCCTGGCGTAGCCGCCGGCGGGGGTGAGCGATGA
- a CDS encoding alpha/beta hydrolase produces the protein MTPPTRRDRIVRTTLTCLAIAVVVLTVGSCTRMIPGHAVLAAPRVGQPVQWDKCRFTADTNIKVPDDAQCGFIAVPVDYSKLQGDVARLAMIRFPATKDKIGSLVINPGGPGESGIETAVGLVSTLPRKIRERFDLVGFDPRGVASSRPAVWCNSDKENDRLRALNQVDYSPEGVERIENETKEYVARCLEKTGKDFLANVGTVNVARDLDAIRAGLGDEKLTYLGYSYGTRIGSAYAEAYPQNVRAMILDGAVDPNADPIEEDLRQAQAFQGAFDDFAADCAKEPECPLGTDAVKAVDVYHSLVDPLVDKPAKTKDPRGLSYSDAIVGTIMALYSPTFWKHLNDGLSDLADGRGDIMLGLADLYMRRDANGHYTNATDARVAVNCVDQPPVTDRAKVIDEDRRSREMAPFMSYGEFTGDAPLGTCAFWPVPPTTEPHTISVPDLPPTMVVSTTRDPATPYQAGVDLAKQLRGGLLTFNGTQHTVVFQGNECVDGYATRYLVDGTLPPDDAKC, from the coding sequence ATGACCCCGCCGACCCGCCGCGACAGGATCGTGCGCACCACCTTGACCTGCCTCGCGATCGCGGTGGTGGTCCTGACGGTCGGCAGCTGCACCCGGATGATTCCGGGTCACGCGGTGCTGGCCGCGCCACGGGTCGGCCAGCCGGTCCAGTGGGACAAGTGCCGATTCACCGCCGACACCAACATCAAGGTCCCCGACGACGCTCAGTGCGGGTTCATCGCGGTGCCGGTCGACTACTCCAAACTGCAGGGCGACGTCGCGCGGCTGGCCATGATCCGGTTCCCGGCCACCAAGGACAAGATCGGCTCACTGGTGATCAACCCGGGCGGGCCGGGGGAATCCGGGATCGAAACCGCGGTCGGGCTGGTCTCCACGCTGCCGCGCAAGATCCGCGAGCGGTTCGACCTGGTCGGTTTCGACCCGCGCGGGGTGGCGTCGTCGCGCCCGGCGGTGTGGTGCAACTCCGACAAGGAGAACGACCGGCTGCGAGCCCTCAACCAGGTCGACTACAGCCCGGAGGGCGTGGAGCGCATCGAGAACGAGACCAAGGAGTACGTCGCACGCTGCCTGGAGAAGACCGGCAAGGATTTTTTGGCCAATGTCGGCACCGTCAACGTCGCCCGTGACCTCGACGCGATCCGGGCCGGGCTGGGCGACGAGAAGTTGACCTATCTGGGCTACTCCTACGGCACCCGGATCGGTTCGGCCTACGCCGAGGCCTACCCGCAGAACGTCCGCGCGATGATCCTCGACGGTGCCGTGGACCCCAACGCCGACCCCATCGAGGAGGATCTGCGCCAGGCACAGGCCTTCCAGGGTGCGTTCGACGACTTCGCGGCGGACTGCGCCAAGGAACCCGAGTGCCCGTTGGGCACCGACGCGGTCAAGGCCGTCGACGTCTATCACAGCCTGGTAGACCCGCTGGTGGACAAGCCCGCCAAGACCAAGGATCCGCGGGGGCTGAGCTACAGCGACGCCATCGTCGGCACCATCATGGCGCTGTACTCCCCGACGTTCTGGAAGCACCTCAACGACGGCCTGTCGGATCTGGCCGATGGCCGCGGCGACATCATGCTCGGGCTGGCCGATCTGTACATGCGCCGCGACGCCAACGGTCACTACACCAACGCCACCGACGCCCGGGTGGCGGTCAACTGTGTCGACCAGCCACCGGTCACCGACCGCGCCAAGGTGATCGACGAAGATCGGCGTTCGCGTGAGATGGCGCCGTTCATGAGTTACGGAGAGTTCACCGGCGACGCGCCGCTGGGCACCTGCGCGTTCTGGCCGGTGCCCCCGACCACCGAGCCGCACACGATTTCGGTGCCCGATCTGCCGCCGACGATGGTGGTGTCCACCACCCGCGACCCGGCCACCCCGTATCAGGCCGGCGTCGACCTGGCCAAGCAGCTGCGCGGCGGCCTGCTGACCTTCAACGGAACCCAGCACACGGTGGTGTTCCAGGGCAACGAATGCGTCGACGGCTACGCCACGCGTTACCTGGTCGACGGCACGTTGCCACCAGACGATGCGAAGTGTTGA
- a CDS encoding 2OG-Fe(II) oxygenase has translation MTTTPWRKRVDAGDWDAIAADLDECGGALLPRLLTTAEAARLRRVYACDERFRATVDMQRHRYGSGQYRYFAAPAPGPVDHLKRALYPHLLPIARDWAARLGRETPWQDDFDEWLDHCHRAGQTKPTALMLRYGPGDWNALHRDLYGDLVFPLQVVINLSDPTVDYTGGEFLLVEQRPRAQSRGTATQLPQGHGYVFTTRDRPVRSTRGWSTAPVRHGVSAIRSGERYTLGLIFHDAA, from the coding sequence ATGACGACGACACCGTGGCGAAAGCGGGTGGACGCCGGCGACTGGGACGCCATCGCCGCCGATCTCGACGAGTGCGGCGGCGCGCTGCTGCCCCGGCTGCTGACGACGGCCGAAGCCGCGCGGCTGCGCCGGGTCTACGCGTGCGACGAACGCTTTCGCGCCACCGTCGACATGCAGCGCCATCGTTACGGCTCCGGGCAATACCGGTATTTCGCGGCGCCGGCACCGGGGCCGGTGGATCACCTCAAACGAGCGCTGTATCCGCACCTACTGCCGATCGCCCGGGACTGGGCGGCCCGGCTGGGCCGGGAGACGCCCTGGCAGGACGACTTCGACGAATGGCTGGATCACTGCCACCGGGCCGGGCAGACGAAGCCCACCGCGCTGATGCTGCGTTACGGTCCCGGCGACTGGAACGCGCTGCATCGAGACCTCTACGGCGACTTGGTATTTCCACTGCAGGTTGTCATCAACCTCAGCGACCCGACAGTCGACTACACCGGCGGCGAATTCCTGCTGGTCGAACAGCGGCCGCGAGCCCAGTCGCGGGGCACCGCCACACAGTTGCCGCAAGGGCACGGCTACGTGTTCACCACCCGCGACCGGCCGGTGCGCTCGACCCGCGGCTGGTCGACCGCACCGGTGCGCCACGGCGTCTCGGCCATCCGCTCCGGCGAGCGCTACACCCTCGGACTGATCTTTCACGACGCGGCGTGA
- the epsC gene encoding serine O-acetyltransferase EpsC — protein MSLLSAVREDLRNARAHDPAARGDLENALVYSGLHAIWSHRLAHRLWRRPALRGAARVLSQFTRVVTGIEIHPGATIGRRFFIDHGIGVVIGETAEIGDDVMLYHGVTLGGRSLNRGKRHPTVGDRVTIGAGAKVLGPLSIGDDSAIGANAVITHDVPANSIATGIPAVVRARTENQREPGVDPTSYIDPAMYI, from the coding sequence ATGAGCCTGCTATCGGCGGTACGCGAAGACCTGCGCAACGCGCGAGCGCACGACCCGGCGGCACGCGGGGACCTCGAGAACGCCCTGGTCTATTCGGGTCTGCATGCCATCTGGTCGCACCGGTTGGCACACCGGCTTTGGCGCCGTCCGGCCCTGCGTGGCGCCGCCCGGGTGCTCTCGCAGTTCACCCGGGTGGTCACCGGGATCGAGATCCACCCGGGTGCGACCATCGGCCGGCGGTTCTTCATCGACCATGGGATCGGTGTGGTGATCGGTGAGACCGCCGAGATCGGCGACGACGTGATGCTCTATCACGGGGTGACGCTGGGCGGGCGCTCCCTGAACAGGGGCAAGCGCCACCCGACGGTAGGCGACCGGGTGACCATCGGCGCCGGCGCAAAAGTCCTCGGTCCGTTGAGCATCGGCGACGATTCCGCTATCGGCGCCAATGCCGTCATCACCCATGACGTACCGGCGAATTCGATCGCCACCGGAATCCCAGCGGTGGTGCGCGCCCGCACCGAGAATCAGCGTGAGCCGGGTGTCGACCCGACGTCCTACATCGACCCGGCGATGTACATCTGA
- a CDS encoding zinc ribbon domain-containing protein, with protein sequence MKAEVAQQRSLLELSELDAELARIAHRAGHLPERQDLERLQGEHTAAADRLAALELALEDLDAQAARFESEIDAVRQREDRDRALLDSGQTNAKQVVDLQHELETLQRRQASLEDSLLELLEQREQLQAQATAEAAGVEGLAADLARVQQSLDTASTEIEATRAQRAASREELVAALDGALLALYERQRASAGIGAGPLRGGQCGACRIEIDRGELARISAAPPEEVLRCPECSAILLRVKDFG encoded by the coding sequence ATGAAAGCTGAAGTCGCACAGCAACGTTCGCTTCTGGAATTGTCGGAGCTCGATGCCGAGCTGGCCCGTATCGCGCATCGGGCCGGTCATCTTCCCGAGCGGCAGGACCTCGAGCGTCTCCAGGGTGAGCACACCGCCGCCGCCGATCGGCTGGCCGCGTTGGAACTGGCGTTGGAGGACCTGGACGCCCAGGCCGCCCGCTTCGAGTCGGAGATCGACGCGGTGCGCCAGCGCGAGGATCGCGACCGCGCCCTGCTGGACTCGGGGCAAACCAACGCCAAGCAGGTCGTCGATCTGCAGCATGAGCTGGAGACCCTGCAGCGGCGGCAGGCCAGCCTGGAGGACTCGCTGCTGGAGTTGCTGGAGCAGCGCGAGCAACTGCAGGCCCAGGCGACCGCCGAGGCGGCCGGGGTCGAGGGACTGGCCGCCGACCTGGCCCGGGTACAGCAGAGCTTGGACACCGCGTCTACCGAGATCGAGGCCACCCGCGCGCAACGCGCGGCGAGCCGTGAGGAGCTGGTCGCAGCGCTCGACGGTGCGCTGCTGGCGCTCTATGAACGACAGCGGGCGTCTGCCGGCATCGGGGCGGGACCGCTCCGCGGCGGCCAGTGCGGGGCCTGCCGGATCGAGATCGACCGCGGTGAGCTGGCGCGGATCTCGGCCGCTCCGCCGGAGGAGGTGCTGCGCTGTCCGGAATGCAGTGCGATTCTGTTGCGGGTCAAGGACTTCGGGTAG
- a CDS encoding helix-turn-helix domain-containing protein, translating to MQANDGEGGVDLRVRRRLRELRMQQGLTLEDVATRARIDVSTLSRLESGKRRLALDHLPRLAEALSVSTDELLRAPEHPDPRVRGTSHTRHGITYWPLTRHGPAGGLHAFKIRVSVRRRRPAELPVHEGHEWMYVLSGRLRLVLGDDDFLIGPGEAVEFSTWTPHWFGAVDGPAEAIMIFGAHGERVHLQD from the coding sequence ATGCAGGCAAACGACGGGGAAGGCGGCGTCGACCTGCGGGTGCGGCGTCGCCTGCGTGAGCTGCGCATGCAGCAAGGCCTGACGCTGGAGGACGTGGCCACCCGGGCCCGCATCGACGTCTCCACGCTGAGCCGTCTGGAGTCCGGCAAGCGGCGCCTGGCCCTGGACCATCTGCCCCGGCTTGCCGAGGCCTTGTCGGTCAGCACCGACGAGTTGCTGCGTGCCCCCGAACACCCGGACCCGCGGGTGCGAGGCACCTCCCATACCCGCCACGGCATCACCTACTGGCCGCTGACCCGGCACGGTCCGGCCGGTGGTCTGCACGCCTTCAAGATCCGGGTCAGCGTGCGGCGCCGCCGCCCGGCCGAGTTACCGGTGCACGAGGGCCACGAGTGGATGTACGTGCTGTCCGGCCGGCTCCGGCTGGTGCTCGGCGACGACGACTTTTTGATCGGCCCGGGCGAGGCCGTCGAATTCTCGACCTGGACCCCGCACTGGTTCGGCGCGGTCGACGGGCCTGCCGAGGCGATCATGATCTTCGGCGCCCACGGCGAACGGGTGCACCTGCAAGACTGA
- a CDS encoding Nif3-like dinuclear metal center hexameric protein, with protein MTARLADVIDVLDAAYPPELAQSWDSIGLVCGDPDDVVGSVTIAVDATAAVIDEVPDGGLLLAHHPLLLRGVDTVAASTPKGALIHRLIRSGRALFTAHTNADSAAPGVSDALAEALGLTVQAVLEPANRAPDTDKWVIYTPIEHAEAVRAAVFAAGAGHIGDYAQCSWSVTGTGQFLPGDKAAPAIGQVGAVERVTEDRVEVVAPASARARVRAALLAAHPYEEPAFDVFALQPLPAGVGIGRIGTLPAPEPLSAFVARVAAGLPATSWGVRAAGDPDLPVSRVAVCGGAGDSLLDAAARADAQAYVTADLRHHPADEHSRASAVALVDVAHWASEYPWCGQAADVLRSHFGAALPVRVSALRTDPWNLALEGDRR; from the coding sequence GTGACCGCGCGGCTGGCTGATGTCATCGACGTGCTCGATGCCGCCTACCCGCCGGAATTGGCCCAGTCCTGGGATTCGATCGGGCTGGTCTGCGGCGACCCGGACGACGTGGTGGGCTCGGTGACGATCGCGGTCGACGCCACGGCGGCGGTCATCGACGAGGTTCCCGACGGCGGCCTGCTGCTGGCCCATCATCCGCTGCTGTTGCGCGGGGTGGACACCGTGGCGGCGAGCACGCCCAAGGGGGCCCTGATCCACCGGCTGATCCGTTCCGGGCGTGCCCTGTTCACCGCCCACACCAACGCCGACTCGGCCGCCCCCGGGGTATCGGATGCGCTGGCCGAGGCGCTGGGTCTGACCGTTCAGGCCGTACTGGAACCGGCCAACCGGGCTCCCGACACCGACAAATGGGTGATCTACACCCCGATCGAGCACGCCGAGGCGGTGCGGGCCGCGGTGTTCGCCGCCGGGGCCGGACACATCGGCGACTATGCGCAGTGCAGCTGGAGCGTGACCGGGACGGGGCAGTTCCTGCCCGGCGACAAAGCGGCACCGGCGATCGGTCAGGTGGGTGCGGTCGAGCGTGTCACCGAGGACCGTGTCGAGGTGGTGGCTCCGGCATCCGCCCGCGCCCGGGTCCGCGCGGCGCTGCTGGCCGCGCATCCCTACGAGGAGCCGGCATTCGACGTCTTCGCGTTGCAGCCGCTGCCCGCCGGTGTCGGGATCGGCCGGATCGGCACGCTGCCGGCGCCGGAGCCGCTGAGCGCCTTCGTGGCCCGGGTCGCCGCCGGACTGCCGGCCACGTCGTGGGGAGTGCGCGCGGCGGGAGATCCGGATCTGCCGGTGTCGCGGGTCGCGGTCTGCGGCGGAGCCGGGGATTCCCTTCTGGACGCGGCGGCCAGGGCCGACGCTCAGGCTTACGTCACCGCGGATCTGCGTCACCACCCGGCTGACGAGCACTCCCGCGCCTCGGCGGTGGCGTTGGTCGATGTGGCGCACTGGGCCAGCGAATACCCGTGGTGCGGGCAGGCCGCAGATGTCCTGCGTTCACATTTTGGTGCGGCCCTCCCGGTGCGGGTCAGCGCACTGCGCACCGACCCCTGGAATCTTGCGCTCGAAGGAGACCGCCGATGA